The Nitrospira sp. KM1 genome includes a window with the following:
- a CDS encoding molybdopterin-dependent oxidoreductase: MQLTQVSRRQFLKATVGTVAAIAVADKVLALTALQPVIEVGNPLGDYPDRSWERVYHDQYRYDSSFTWCCSPNDTHGCRIRAFVRNGVVMRVEQNYDHQTYEDLYGNRGTFAHNPRMCLKGFTFHRRVYGPYRLKGPLMRKGWKEWMDAGSPELTPDVKRKYKFDSRFLDDMMRVSWDTAATYAAKGCVVIATRYSGEAGARRLREQGYAPEMIEMMKGAGVRCFKHRAGMPVLGIIGKMMNTRFNGGVLPLLDSWIRKVDADRAQGGKYYSNYTWHGDQDPSHPWWNGTQNCDVDLSDMRFSKLNTSWGKNFVENKMPEAHWKLESIERGARIVVITPEYNPTAYRADYWIPVRPETDACLFLGACKIILDENLQDIDYIKQFTDMPLLVRTDTLQYLDPRDVIADYKFPDFTKSYSGRIQALKGEQIERLGGFMVWDSNKKQPVAIHREQVGHHFVQTGIDPALTGTYRVKLLNGREVDVASIYQLYLVHLQDYDLDTTHQITRSPKDLIVRWGRDSGTIKPAAMHNGEGVCHYFHMTEMGRAAAFVLTLTGNIGKFGTGCHTWSGNYKAGIWNATPWSGAGLAVHTGEDPFNQTLDANAHGKEIKTKSYYYGEEVGYWNHGDTALIVNTPKYGRKVFTGKTHMPSPSKVRWVTNVNILNNAKHHYDMVKNVDPNIEMIVTQDIEMTSDVNHADIAFACNSWMEFTYPEMTATVSNPWIQIWKGGIRPLYDTRNDADTFAGVAAKLTEMTGDVRIRQVFHFVYQNRVDVYVQRALDASATCYGYSADVMLKSEKGWMVMGRTYPRHPLWEETNESKPQWTRCGRIETYRIEPEAIEYGENFIVHREGPEATPYLPNAIFTTNPYIRPDDYGIPITAQHHDDKHIRNIKLPWQEIKRHGNPLWEKGYQFYCVTPKTRHRVHSQWSVNDWVQIYESNFGDPYRMDKRTPGVGEHQIHINPQAAKDRGINDGDYVYVDGNPVDRPYRGWKPSDPFYKVARLMIRAKYNPAYPYHVTMAKHAPYVSTAKSVKGHETRPDGRAIAVDTGYQSNFRYGAQQSFTRSWLMPMHQTDSLPGKHAIAWKFKWGYAIDHHAINTTPKECLIRITKAEDGGIGARGPWEPVRTGFTPGQENEFMIKWLKGEHIKIKV; encoded by the coding sequence ATGCAGCTAACACAAGTATCACGTCGGCAATTCCTCAAAGCGACGGTCGGGACTGTGGCCGCGATAGCGGTGGCGGACAAGGTCCTGGCATTAACCGCTTTGCAGCCGGTCATCGAGGTGGGCAACCCACTCGGTGATTATCCGGATCGCTCATGGGAGCGGGTGTATCACGATCAATACCGCTATGATTCATCATTCACCTGGTGTTGTTCTCCGAATGACACCCACGGCTGTCGCATCCGCGCATTCGTCCGGAACGGTGTCGTCATGCGGGTGGAACAGAACTACGATCACCAAACGTATGAAGACCTGTACGGCAATCGCGGAACGTTCGCCCATAACCCGCGGATGTGTCTGAAGGGCTTCACCTTCCATCGCCGCGTCTACGGCCCGTATCGTTTGAAGGGCCCGCTGATGCGGAAAGGGTGGAAGGAATGGATGGATGCCGGCTCACCTGAGCTGACGCCGGATGTGAAGCGCAAATACAAATTCGACAGCCGCTTTCTCGATGACATGATGCGCGTGTCCTGGGACACCGCGGCGACGTATGCGGCCAAAGGTTGCGTGGTCATTGCAACCCGCTACAGCGGAGAGGCCGGTGCGCGGCGGTTGCGCGAACAGGGTTATGCGCCGGAAATGATCGAGATGATGAAGGGCGCCGGAGTGCGGTGCTTTAAGCATCGGGCCGGTATGCCTGTCCTGGGGATCATCGGCAAAATGATGAACACCCGCTTCAACGGCGGAGTGTTGCCGCTCCTGGATTCGTGGATCCGCAAGGTCGATGCGGATCGGGCCCAGGGTGGAAAATATTATTCGAACTATACGTGGCACGGGGACCAGGATCCTTCTCACCCCTGGTGGAACGGCACGCAGAACTGCGACGTGGATCTTTCCGACATGCGCTTCTCCAAGCTGAACACCAGCTGGGGGAAGAATTTCGTCGAGAACAAGATGCCGGAAGCGCACTGGAAGCTCGAGTCGATCGAGCGGGGCGCTCGCATCGTGGTCATCACTCCGGAATACAATCCAACGGCGTATCGGGCCGATTACTGGATTCCAGTCCGTCCGGAGACCGATGCTTGTCTCTTCCTGGGTGCATGCAAAATCATCCTCGACGAGAACTTGCAGGACATCGATTACATCAAGCAGTTCACGGACATGCCGTTGTTGGTCCGTACCGACACGCTGCAGTACTTGGATCCGCGGGACGTGATTGCGGATTACAAGTTCCCGGATTTCACCAAGTCCTACTCAGGCCGCATCCAGGCGCTCAAAGGTGAACAAATCGAGCGGTTGGGCGGATTCATGGTGTGGGATTCGAACAAGAAGCAACCGGTGGCTATCCATCGGGAGCAGGTCGGTCACCATTTCGTACAGACCGGTATTGATCCGGCATTGACGGGAACCTACCGCGTCAAATTACTGAACGGCCGAGAAGTGGACGTCGCGTCCATCTATCAGCTGTACCTGGTGCACTTGCAGGACTACGATCTGGATACAACACATCAGATCACGAGGTCGCCGAAGGATCTCATTGTCCGTTGGGGCAGAGATTCGGGCACGATCAAGCCTGCTGCGATGCACAACGGTGAAGGTGTATGTCACTACTTCCATATGACCGAAATGGGACGGGCCGCTGCATTCGTCCTGACCCTGACCGGTAACATCGGGAAGTTCGGCACCGGTTGTCATACGTGGTCCGGAAACTACAAGGCCGGTATCTGGAATGCCACGCCTTGGTCCGGAGCTGGCTTGGCGGTACACACGGGCGAGGATCCGTTCAATCAGACCCTTGATGCCAATGCGCACGGCAAAGAAATCAAGACCAAGTCCTACTATTACGGCGAGGAAGTCGGCTACTGGAACCACGGCGACACCGCGCTGATCGTGAACACCCCGAAGTACGGACGCAAGGTCTTTACCGGCAAGACACACATGCCGAGCCCCAGCAAAGTCCGCTGGGTCACCAACGTCAACATCCTCAACAACGCGAAGCACCATTACGACATGGTGAAAAACGTGGATCCGAACATCGAGATGATCGTGACCCAGGACATCGAGATGACCTCGGACGTCAACCACGCCGATATCGCCTTTGCGTGTAACTCCTGGATGGAGTTCACCTATCCGGAAATGACCGCCACGGTGTCCAATCCGTGGATCCAGATCTGGAAGGGCGGCATCCGGCCGTTGTACGACACGCGAAACGATGCCGACACCTTTGCAGGTGTGGCAGCCAAGTTGACGGAAATGACGGGTGACGTGCGAATCCGTCAGGTGTTCCATTTCGTCTACCAGAACCGCGTCGACGTCTATGTGCAACGCGCACTCGACGCCAGTGCGACCTGCTACGGCTACAGCGCAGACGTCATGCTGAAGTCGGAGAAGGGCTGGATGGTCATGGGAAGAACCTATCCCCGCCACCCGCTCTGGGAAGAGACGAATGAAAGCAAGCCGCAGTGGACGCGTTGCGGACGGATCGAGACCTATCGAATCGAGCCGGAAGCCATTGAATACGGCGAGAACTTCATTGTCCACCGGGAAGGCCCGGAGGCGACGCCGTATCTGCCAAACGCGATCTTCACCACGAATCCGTACATCCGACCGGATGACTACGGGATTCCGATCACGGCGCAGCACCACGATGACAAGCACATCCGCAACATCAAGCTGCCGTGGCAGGAAATCAAGCGGCACGGCAACCCGTTGTGGGAGAAGGGGTACCAGTTCTACTGCGTGACGCCCAAGACCCGGCACCGGGTGCACAGCCAGTGGTCGGTGAACGATTGGGTGCAGATTTACGAGTCGAACTTCGGCGATCCGTACCGCATGGACAAACGGACGCCGGGCGTCGGCGAGCACCAGATCCACATCAACCCGCAGGCGGCGAAAGACCGCGGCATCAACGACGGCGACTATGTCTATGTGGACGGCAACCCGGTGGACCGGCCCTATCGGGGCTGGAAGCCCTCGGATCCGTTCTACAAGGTCGCGCGCTTGATGATTCGCGCGAAGTACAACCCGGCCTATCCGTATCACGTGACGATGGCGAAACACGCTCCGTACGTGTCGACGGCGAAGTCGGTGAAGGGCCACGAGACGCGGCCGGACGGCCGGGCGATCGCGGTGGACACCGGCTATCAATCCAACTTCCGGTATGGGGCCCAACAGTCCTTTACCCGGTCGTGGCTGATGCCGATGCACCAGACCGACTCACTCCCGGGCAAGCACGCGATTGCCTGGAAGTTCAAGTGGGGCTATGCGATTGACCACCATGCGATCAACACGACCCCGAAGGAATGCTTGATCCGCATCACGAAGGCGGAAGACGGCGGCATCGGGGCCCGCGGGCCGTGGGAACCAGTCCGGACCGGGTTTACGCCGGGTCAGGAGAACGAATTCATGATCAAGTGGCTCAAAGGGGAGCACATCAAGATCAAGGTGTAA
- a CDS encoding 4Fe-4S dicluster domain-containing protein, producing the protein MPEVYNWQLGRKMLYPYEERHPKWQFAFVFNINRCLACQTCSMADKSTWLFSKGQEYMWWNNVETKPYGGYPQFYDVKITQLIEQVNPGGQVWNVRVGRKHHAPYGVFEGMTIFDAGAKVGQAAIGYIPTDQEWRFVNIYEDTATSMRSLVEGIDKSGFSRDEPWRLTGSSLPEHETFFFYLQRICNHCTYPGCLAACPRKAIYKRPEDGIVLIDQNRCRGYKKCVEQCPFKKPMYRGTTRVSEKCIACYPRIEGKDPLTGGEPMETRCMAACVGKIRMQSLVRIGEDGLWAEDRWHPLYYTIRVEQVALPLYPQWGTEPNGFYIPPRHSPRGYARQMFGPGVDNAIEKYLVPSRELLAVLQLWRASQQIIFRYDVIPGPKVFETQIHGKRFEMYNDTVLGFNKSGKEVARIQVEEPIYIRPAERVNWL; encoded by the coding sequence ATGCCTGAAGTCTATAACTGGCAACTGGGACGGAAGATGCTGTACCCGTACGAGGAGCGGCATCCGAAGTGGCAGTTTGCCTTTGTGTTCAACATCAATCGGTGTTTGGCCTGTCAGACCTGTTCGATGGCGGACAAGTCGACGTGGCTGTTTTCGAAGGGGCAGGAGTACATGTGGTGGAACAACGTGGAGACGAAGCCCTACGGGGGGTATCCGCAGTTCTACGACGTGAAGATCACGCAGTTGATCGAGCAGGTGAACCCGGGGGGGCAGGTGTGGAACGTGCGGGTGGGCCGCAAGCACCATGCGCCCTATGGGGTGTTCGAAGGGATGACGATCTTCGACGCGGGGGCCAAGGTGGGCCAGGCGGCGATCGGCTACATCCCGACGGACCAGGAATGGCGCTTCGTGAACATCTACGAGGACACCGCCACCTCGATGCGCTCCTTGGTGGAAGGCATCGATAAGTCGGGGTTCTCGCGCGATGAACCGTGGCGGCTCACGGGCAGCAGCCTGCCGGAGCATGAGACGTTCTTCTTCTACCTGCAGCGGATCTGCAACCACTGCACATACCCGGGGTGTCTGGCGGCCTGTCCGCGCAAGGCGATCTACAAGCGGCCGGAAGACGGCATTGTGTTGATCGACCAGAACCGCTGCCGGGGGTACAAGAAGTGCGTGGAGCAGTGTCCGTTTAAGAAGCCGATGTACCGGGGGACGACCCGGGTGTCGGAGAAGTGCATTGCGTGCTATCCGCGGATCGAGGGCAAGGATCCGCTGACGGGCGGGGAGCCGATGGAGACGCGCTGTATGGCGGCGTGCGTGGGCAAGATCCGCATGCAGAGCCTGGTGCGCATCGGCGAAGACGGCCTGTGGGCGGAGGACCGGTGGCATCCCCTGTACTACACCATTCGGGTGGAGCAGGTGGCGCTGCCCTTGTATCCGCAGTGGGGCACCGAGCCCAACGGCTTCTACATTCCGCCGCGGCATTCCCCCCGGGGCTATGCGCGGCAGATGTTCGGCCCGGGCGTCGACAATGCCATTGAGAAGTACCTGGTGCCGAGCCGGGAGCTGTTGGCCGTCCTCCAACTCTGGCGGGCCAGCCAGCAGATCATCTTCCGCTACGACGTCATTCCGGGCCCGAAGGTGTTTGAAACCCAGATCCACGGGAAGCGCTTTGAGATGTACAACGATACCGTGCTGGGCTTCAACAAGTCGGGCAAGGAAGTGGCCCGCATCCAGGTCGAAGAGCCCATCTACATTCGCCCCGCCGAACGGGTGAACTGGCTCTAG
- a CDS encoding CHASE3 domain-containing protein, translating into MGQRNKMWVYFCTGVVLVLLFLAEQAYIVKQWHEALDAQHRRNAIKVQLLTLQRLAADIDNGFRGYALMRQSMFLAPMVAAEAEIPQVLRKLNELMESTPSLQGTVQVLRRRMEELVDTKRRLTLKIDSGHQEEVLMYVRTGDGLALAKTIANAFVDLETKIEREFHDADILYADKQKQTMWQLVAAQGGAVFVGVLVIELLLSTFSSSHRQEV; encoded by the coding sequence GTGGGACAACGCAACAAGATGTGGGTCTATTTCTGTACGGGGGTCGTTCTGGTCCTGCTTTTCCTGGCGGAACAGGCCTACATCGTAAAGCAATGGCACGAAGCCCTGGACGCACAACATCGTCGCAATGCCATCAAGGTACAGCTGCTGACGCTGCAACGCCTGGCAGCTGATATCGACAACGGATTTCGAGGCTATGCCCTCATGCGGCAGAGCATGTTTCTGGCCCCGATGGTAGCCGCGGAAGCCGAAATCCCTCAGGTTCTCAGGAAATTGAACGAGCTGATGGAATCGACTCCATCCCTCCAGGGCACCGTTCAGGTCCTACGGAGACGGATGGAGGAACTCGTGGATACCAAGCGTCGTCTCACCTTAAAAATCGACTCCGGACATCAAGAGGAAGTGCTGATGTACGTCCGAACCGGGGACGGGTTGGCTCTTGCCAAAACGATCGCTAATGCATTTGTTGATCTGGAAACGAAGATCGAGCGGGAATTTCACGACGCCGACATCCTCTACGCTGACAAGCAGAAACAAACGATGTGGCAACTCGTCGCCGCCCAAGGCGGTGCGGTCTTCGTCGGGGTGCTCGTCATCGAACTCTTGCTTTCCACCTTTTCATCATCTCATCGTCAGGAAGTATAG
- the xth gene encoding exodeoxyribonuclease III has product MKIATFNANSLRKRLPTVLAWLQKENPDVLCLQETKVQDGEFPLQALAVSGYDITFRGMKSYNGVAILSREKPEAVRAGLDDGREPDEPRLLHAVIKGIPIINTYIPQGFEINSPKYAYKLEWFRRLRTYFERHLSPEKPAVWCGDMNVAPRPMDVHSPEKHLTHVCYHEDARKAYEMTRGWGFEDVFVTLFPDRQQFTFWDYRAPSSLDSNKGWRIDHILATASLAKQCVKAEVDVDPRRGKDPSDHTFLWAEFLI; this is encoded by the coding sequence GTGAAAATCGCTACATTTAATGCCAATTCGCTTCGTAAGAGGCTTCCGACCGTGCTCGCTTGGCTACAAAAAGAGAATCCGGATGTCCTCTGCTTGCAGGAAACGAAAGTGCAAGATGGCGAGTTCCCGCTGCAAGCCCTGGCGGTTTCAGGATATGACATCACATTTCGTGGCATGAAGTCGTATAATGGCGTGGCGATCTTGAGTCGCGAAAAGCCTGAAGCCGTACGGGCCGGGCTCGATGATGGAAGGGAGCCGGATGAGCCAAGGCTTCTCCACGCCGTGATCAAGGGCATACCGATCATCAATACCTATATTCCTCAGGGGTTTGAGATCAATTCACCCAAGTATGCCTACAAGCTTGAATGGTTCAGGCGGTTGCGTACTTATTTTGAGAGGCACTTATCGCCTGAGAAACCGGCGGTTTGGTGCGGAGACATGAACGTGGCACCAAGGCCGATGGATGTGCATAGTCCCGAGAAACATCTCACCCACGTCTGTTATCACGAAGATGCCCGGAAGGCTTACGAGATGACGCGAGGGTGGGGGTTTGAAGATGTTTTCGTGACGCTGTTTCCAGACCGGCAGCAGTTCACATTTTGGGATTATCGAGCGCCGAGTTCTCTGGACTCCAACAAGGGATGGCGTATTGATCATATTTTGGCTACCGCCTCGCTGGCCAAGCAATGCGTCAAGGCGGAAGTCGATGTGGATCCCCGTCGAGGAAAAGATCCATCAGACCATACGTTTCTGTGGGCGGAATTTCTGATCTGA
- a CDS encoding mechanosensitive ion channel domain-containing protein, whose product MGTILDRCLRVGHVMMMEFHLAPVDSSVLLDGLKSLLWLVLLLISRVLIVRWISRNHALSMETKRRWVVTTRNWIVFSFLLGLAVIWAHELQVFAVSMVALAAALVLATKELLLCWSGAALRVAGKVYSVGDRIQIAGYRGVVLDHDAFATKLLEIGPGQTTHLYTGRVTIFPNSLLFTTPLIKENPAQEYGLYTITVPLRGEEDWQEAEQRLLAAAKAECEPFMQEASRHMKLLEETDLLEAPSPEPRVTIQLPEPGRISLVLRFPALDRGRSRVEQAILRRFLTRPRHTE is encoded by the coding sequence ATGGGAACGATTCTTGACCGATGTCTTCGCGTAGGCCATGTCATGATGATGGAGTTCCATTTGGCACCCGTTGATAGCTCAGTCCTTCTCGACGGCCTGAAGTCTCTGCTGTGGTTGGTTCTTCTATTGATCAGCAGGGTGCTGATCGTCCGGTGGATTTCACGTAACCATGCCCTCTCAATGGAAACAAAGCGACGCTGGGTCGTGACCACGCGCAATTGGATCGTCTTTTCGTTCCTGCTCGGACTGGCCGTGATCTGGGCACATGAGCTTCAGGTCTTTGCGGTCTCAATGGTGGCGCTGGCGGCTGCTCTCGTGTTGGCCACGAAAGAACTGCTCCTTTGCTGGAGCGGTGCAGCGCTGCGGGTGGCGGGGAAAGTGTATTCCGTCGGAGACCGCATTCAAATCGCAGGCTATCGGGGAGTGGTGCTCGACCATGATGCGTTCGCAACCAAACTGCTGGAGATCGGTCCAGGCCAGACAACCCATCTGTACACCGGACGTGTAACCATCTTTCCGAACAGCCTGTTGTTTACGACCCCTCTGATAAAGGAGAATCCGGCACAGGAATATGGTCTCTACACGATTACGGTACCGCTTCGGGGAGAAGAGGATTGGCAGGAAGCGGAACAACGGCTACTGGCTGCGGCTAAAGCTGAATGCGAACCATTCATGCAAGAGGCTAGTCGACACATGAAACTGTTGGAGGAGACGGATCTTCTTGAAGCACCGTCACCGGAGCCCCGGGTGACGATCCAACTTCCTGAGCCTGGACGGATCAGTTTAGTCCTTCGGTTCCCAGCCCTGGATCGTGGTCGGTCGCGAGTTGAACAAGCTATTCTGAGACGATTTCTGACACGACCGCGTCACACCGAGTAA
- a CDS encoding HDOD domain-containing protein, with the protein MSVFSLSEEPGLVTAVRTHVHENLKSLFDSANPCLPALEKTCQKILSLAGGLTGADELAQLVSRDPALTCKVLQVANSIAYSPHHVINSVPHAVTWLGLDTVRSIVTAAQLVEQLHDMPERQQLVGDIIGRALVVAVHANELGAAVNHSATHQLFGSAMLYTVGDLAIAYQAPTLYRSILSVSSSPLGVSRESEEIKVIGVSRRRFTQALAHIWGLPGHINQLFAADVDGLHGHWHGDRETFQGLIIGCAALVEAKMGAASRPALEEARGFLQKGTGLPSQVLGDILVRAMDRGHQLIRSAGMFWNHKEQCLEPPKPKVVMSVGHSSPSAQTVSAQPAFQKKPSPVETRPLETLQALQSCLHEAKDLNALLGALVRALHRDAGFDRVALALLNPHDTDQLVGRLLLGIDPPGPHLTSLNGSLGHDHPYFLSLLKQPGPTLIEDWGKETQNSSSFLHLWNAGSGIVAPLRIGTRPIGLIYSDCGPRPRTVVAKDYQAFQLFFSQATLSMNRLAGVL; encoded by the coding sequence ATGTCTGTGTTTTCCCTGAGCGAAGAGCCGGGGCTTGTGACCGCCGTTCGGACACACGTGCACGAAAATCTCAAATCACTCTTCGATAGCGCAAATCCATGCTTACCAGCACTGGAGAAAACGTGCCAGAAAATTCTCAGTCTCGCGGGAGGCCTCACGGGAGCCGATGAGCTGGCTCAATTAGTCAGCCGGGACCCGGCATTGACCTGTAAAGTGCTTCAGGTTGCCAACAGCATTGCTTACAGCCCTCACCATGTCATCAACTCAGTCCCTCACGCCGTCACATGGCTCGGACTCGATACCGTGCGTTCCATCGTAACGGCCGCGCAACTCGTCGAGCAACTACATGACATGCCGGAACGGCAACAATTGGTCGGAGACATCATCGGTCGCGCGCTGGTCGTCGCGGTGCACGCCAATGAATTGGGAGCGGCGGTCAATCACTCCGCAACGCATCAGTTGTTTGGATCGGCCATGCTCTACACGGTCGGTGACCTTGCGATCGCCTACCAGGCGCCGACACTGTACCGATCGATCCTGAGTGTTTCCAGTTCTCCTTTGGGCGTTTCTCGTGAGTCGGAAGAAATCAAGGTGATCGGCGTGTCGAGACGCAGGTTTACTCAGGCATTGGCACACATCTGGGGACTGCCCGGGCACATAAACCAGTTGTTTGCAGCGGATGTCGACGGTCTGCACGGCCACTGGCATGGGGACCGTGAAACGTTTCAGGGCCTCATCATTGGGTGTGCGGCCTTGGTAGAAGCAAAGATGGGTGCCGCTTCCCGTCCGGCTCTGGAGGAGGCACGGGGGTTTCTGCAGAAGGGAACAGGGTTACCGAGCCAGGTTCTGGGAGACATCCTCGTCCGAGCCATGGATAGGGGTCATCAACTCATTCGTTCCGCAGGGATGTTTTGGAACCACAAAGAGCAATGTCTGGAACCTCCCAAACCCAAGGTAGTCATGTCCGTTGGCCATTCCAGTCCTTCCGCTCAAACCGTGTCCGCACAGCCGGCGTTCCAGAAGAAACCTTCTCCGGTCGAAACCAGACCGCTTGAAACCCTGCAGGCATTGCAATCGTGTCTCCACGAAGCCAAAGATTTAAACGCGCTCCTTGGAGCGCTGGTTCGGGCGCTGCATCGGGATGCAGGCTTCGATCGAGTGGCTCTCGCGCTGCTCAATCCTCATGATACCGATCAATTGGTGGGCAGGCTTCTCTTGGGTATCGACCCTCCGGGGCCGCACCTCACGAGTTTGAATGGATCACTCGGCCATGACCATCCCTATTTTTTGAGTCTGCTAAAGCAGCCAGGACCGACACTGATCGAGGATTGGGGAAAAGAAACGCAGAACTCCTCCAGTTTTCTCCACCTTTGGAATGCCGGCTCCGGGATCGTCGCGCCTTTACGGATCGGGACCAGACCCATCGGCCTCATTTACAGCGATTGCGGACCGCGGCCTCGGACCGTCGTTGCGAAAGACTACCAGGCGTTTCAACTCTTTTTCAGCCAGGCAACGCTCAGCATGAATCGCCTGGCCGGAGTTCTGTAA
- a CDS encoding tetratricopeptide repeat protein, with the protein MIRTCLVTAVLALCLQGCEQQSWESTMAAGQRAVQQGNYAEAERIFRVAVGKAEEFGLQDRRVAVSLSQLAQVYAGQGKHTEAEPVYLQALKIYQAVHGEQHADVAAVLNNLGVLHRMYGQYAEADPLLKRALAIKEQLLGPDHPDVALSVVNLAQLRVSQGHPDQAEPLYRRALMIRERALGASHPEVAKTLEDLANALRKMGRKDEAVTFESRARTIRLAQS; encoded by the coding sequence ATGATCCGAACCTGCCTTGTGACCGCAGTCCTCGCCCTCTGTTTGCAGGGCTGCGAGCAGCAATCGTGGGAATCGACGATGGCCGCCGGGCAACGAGCCGTCCAGCAAGGCAACTATGCGGAGGCTGAACGGATCTTTCGGGTGGCGGTTGGGAAAGCCGAGGAGTTCGGTCTCCAGGATCGACGAGTCGCCGTCAGTCTCTCACAGCTCGCGCAGGTCTATGCCGGACAGGGGAAGCACACGGAGGCCGAGCCGGTGTATTTGCAGGCCCTCAAAATTTACCAAGCGGTCCACGGAGAGCAGCATGCGGATGTGGCGGCAGTGCTGAACAATCTGGGCGTCCTGCATCGCATGTACGGGCAATATGCTGAGGCCGATCCACTCTTGAAACGGGCGTTGGCCATCAAGGAGCAATTGCTCGGGCCGGATCATCCCGATGTCGCGCTCAGTGTGGTGAATCTGGCGCAGTTGCGTGTCTCCCAGGGTCATCCCGACCAAGCCGAGCCTCTCTATCGCCGTGCCTTGATGATCAGAGAGCGCGCGCTGGGTGCTTCTCATCCTGAAGTGGCCAAAACACTTGAGGACCTTGCCAATGCGTTGAGGAAGATGGGCCGGAAAGATGAAGCCGTGACTTTCGAATCCCGAGCACGCACGATTCGCCTTGCGCAGAGTTGA
- a CDS encoding NAD(P)/FAD-dependent oxidoreductase yields MDRTHDVIIIGGGSAGYAAARTAKDAGADVAIVDQGPLGGLCILRGCMPTKAILRTAEIAALIQRAQEFGLAPAAAKADLKTIIDRKDRLVSEFADYRIGQLRDPRFALYEHHASFLSPHELQAGPFRLTGKAFIIATGSVPREVAIPGLRECGYLTSDDLLDLRDQPSSLIVLGAGPVALELGQFFSRIGTSVTVIQRSPHLLSHLDDDIGTVLKQALEDEGVTVFTDTALTGIRKGVEASRSVSFIHRGEPMTVRGEQVLQAMGRRPCVDDLNLEAADVRVVDGRVVVDGAMRTSQRHIFAVGDVTNLYDIVHIAIQQGELAGFNATHLAEVPRQFDDRLVTEVIFTDPQVALVGLSEKTCRVREIPYLVASYPFSDHGKAMCRGDRYGFVKLLAVPENGQLLGAQIVGPEAGELIHELIAVMYYRGTVYDLMRMPHYHPTLAEIVTYPAEALVERIDKR; encoded by the coding sequence ATGGACCGGACACATGATGTGATCATTATCGGAGGGGGGTCGGCTGGGTATGCCGCCGCTCGAACCGCAAAGGATGCAGGCGCCGATGTGGCCATTGTGGATCAGGGGCCGTTGGGAGGCCTCTGTATTCTCCGTGGCTGCATGCCCACGAAGGCGATTCTCAGAACGGCAGAGATCGCCGCTTTAATACAACGGGCGCAGGAATTCGGGCTGGCACCCGCCGCGGCGAAGGCCGACCTCAAGACCATTATTGACCGCAAGGACCGCTTAGTCAGCGAATTTGCAGACTATCGCATCGGCCAACTTCGAGATCCTCGCTTTGCGCTCTACGAGCATCACGCCTCATTTCTCAGTCCTCACGAGCTGCAAGCAGGGCCATTTCGTCTGACGGGCAAGGCATTCATTATTGCCACCGGCTCGGTGCCCCGGGAAGTCGCCATTCCCGGATTGAGGGAGTGCGGTTATCTCACCAGCGATGACCTCCTCGATCTTCGAGATCAACCCTCCTCTCTGATTGTATTGGGCGCCGGCCCGGTTGCCCTGGAACTGGGGCAATTTTTTTCACGTATTGGAACGTCTGTCACGGTCATTCAACGGAGCCCTCACCTGCTGTCGCACCTCGACGATGATATCGGGACGGTACTGAAGCAGGCTCTTGAAGATGAAGGCGTAACGGTATTCACGGATACGGCTCTAACTGGAATCCGCAAAGGAGTTGAAGCGAGCAGGTCCGTCTCGTTCATACATCGTGGAGAACCAATGACTGTCCGGGGCGAACAGGTACTGCAGGCAATGGGACGGCGTCCCTGTGTCGACGATCTGAACCTGGAGGCGGCTGATGTCAGGGTGGTTGACGGGCGCGTGGTCGTTGATGGAGCGATGCGAACGTCACAGCGGCATATTTTTGCCGTCGGCGACGTAACCAATCTGTATGACATCGTCCATATTGCCATTCAGCAGGGTGAGCTGGCCGGTTTCAACGCGACTCATTTGGCTGAGGTGCCCAGACAGTTCGACGATCGGCTCGTGACGGAGGTCATCTTCACCGATCCTCAAGTCGCTCTCGTGGGCTTGAGCGAGAAGACCTGCCGTGTGAGAGAGATTCCTTATCTCGTGGCGTCCTATCCCTTCAGTGATCACGGCAAGGCCATGTGCAGAGGGGATCGGTACGGATTTGTGAAACTCCTGGCGGTTCCGGAGAATGGGCAATTGCTGGGAGCGCAAATCGTGGGACCAGAGGCAGGTGAGCTGATTCATGAGCTGATCGCCGTCATGTACTATCGTGGGACCGTGTATGATCTGATGCGCATGCCGCATTACCACCCGACGCTTGCCGAGATCGTCACATATCCGGCCGAAGCCCTTGTCGAGCGCATAGACAAACGATGA